In a single window of the Buchnera aphidicola (Aphis gossypii) genome:
- the lysS gene encoding lysine--tRNA ligase, with the protein MSKEKKIRKEKLIEMKKNGFSYPNNFKKNINSIKIHKTYGKKTSHELKQMNVQVAIAGRMVKKRIMGKAAFFILQDIEGQIQVYIQEKSVTSKFYHEHFKKFDIGDILGVDGYLFKTQTQELSIYTKNITILTKSLKSFPDKFHGLLNQEKRYRKRYLDLISNSQIYNIFKNRSNIIQLIRTFMLEKKFLEVETPMLHNIPGGASARPFKTHHNEINKTMYLRIAPELYLKKLIIGGFERIFELNRNFRNEGVSTKHNPEFTMMEAYIAYSDYRYMMNFTEKLLQKIVSDLFNTNIIKYKEYYINFNTPFSKLTMKEAILKFNPNISLSDLKNLKKIKKIANNINIEIKETWSIGQIENEIFEKTVEKNLIQPTFITEYPVEVSPLARRNNVNPQITDRFELFIAGYEIGNGFSELNDPEDQKNRFLNQIKMKEKEENESIFYDADYIEALQYGLPPTSGLGIGIDRLIMILTNQKSIREVILFPALRSPLK; encoded by the coding sequence ATGTCAAAAGAAAAGAAAATAAGAAAAGAAAAATTAATTGAAATGAAAAAAAATGGATTTTCTTACCCAAATAATTTTAAAAAAAATATAAATTCTATTAAAATTCATAAAACATACGGAAAAAAAACAAGTCATGAACTTAAACAAATGAATGTTCAAGTCGCTATTGCTGGTCGTATGGTTAAAAAAAGAATTATGGGAAAAGCTGCTTTTTTTATATTACAAGACATAGAAGGACAAATACAAGTATATATACAAGAAAAATCAGTTACATCTAAATTTTATCATGAACATTTTAAAAAATTCGATATTGGAGATATTTTAGGTGTAGACGGTTACTTATTTAAAACACAAACACAAGAATTGTCTATTTATACTAAAAATATTACAATACTTACAAAATCGTTAAAATCTTTTCCTGATAAATTTCACGGATTATTAAATCAAGAGAAACGTTACAGAAAAAGATATTTAGATTTAATTAGTAACAGTCAAATATATAATATTTTTAAAAATCGATCAAATATTATTCAATTAATTCGCACGTTTATGTTGGAAAAAAAATTTTTAGAAGTAGAAACTCCGATGCTACATAATATTCCTGGTGGTGCTTCTGCTCGCCCTTTTAAAACTCATCATAATGAAATAAATAAAACAATGTACTTAAGAATAGCGCCAGAGCTATATTTAAAAAAATTAATTATTGGTGGATTTGAACGTATTTTTGAATTAAATCGAAACTTTAGAAACGAAGGAGTTTCTACTAAACATAATCCTGAATTTACTATGATGGAAGCATATATCGCTTATTCTGATTATCGATATATGATGAATTTTACAGAGAAATTATTACAAAAAATAGTAAGCGATTTATTTAATACTAATATAATCAAATATAAAGAATATTATATAAATTTCAATACACCTTTTTCTAAATTAACCATGAAAGAAGCTATTTTGAAATTCAATCCAAATATTTCTCTTTCTGATTTAAAAAACTTAAAAAAAATTAAAAAAATTGCAAATAATATCAACATAGAAATAAAAGAAACCTGGAGTATAGGTCAAATAGAAAATGAAATTTTTGAAAAAACAGTAGAAAAAAATTTAATTCAACCAACTTTTATTACTGAATATCCTGTAGAAGTATCTCCATTAGCTAGACGTAACAATGTTAATCCACAAATTACTGATAGATTTGAATTATTTATTGCAGGATATGAAATAGGTAATGGATTTTCAGAATTAAATGATCCAGAAGATCAAAAAAATAGGTTTTTAAACCAAATAAAAATGAAAGAAAAAGAAGAAAATGAAAGCATTTTTTATGATGCGGATTATATAGAAGCACTTCAATATGGCTTGCCTCCTACTTCAGGATTAGGAATTGGTATAGATCGTTTGATTATGATATTAACTAATCAAAAAAGCATTCGAGAAGTTATTTTATTCCCTGCTTTACGTTCACCTTTAAAGTAA
- the lysA gene encoding diaminopimelate decarboxylase: MPQLIYQTKSNLNIKNIKYLIKKYQSPFWIYDANIINDKIQLLKKFDIIRFAQKACSNIHILKLMRENNLKVDAVSLGEIKRALAAGFKKNSDEIVFTADLFDQETLSEIIKYNIPVNAGSLDMLKQLGSISPGHRIWLRINPKFGYGHSKKTNTGGENSKHGIWDPHLAIPIIKKYNLKLIGLHMHIGSGVNYKHLKKVCHAMLQSVIQINQKITYISAGGGLPIPYRFNEEPIDVEKYFALWNKARVKISQFLKKPIQLEIEPGRFLVAESGILVSQVRAIKKMGNKNFVLIDAGFNDLMRPTMYGSYHHISIIPSNNREIDENKTIETIVAGPLCESGDIFTQKEGGHIETRQLPLMKIGDYLIFHDTGAYGASMSSNYNTRPLIQEILIENNTFKTIRRRQTFKELLSLEQ; the protein is encoded by the coding sequence ATGCCTCAACTCATTTATCAAACTAAAAGTAATCTGAACATTAAAAATATAAAATATCTTATAAAAAAATATCAATCCCCATTTTGGATTTATGACGCAAATATCATTAATGATAAAATTCAATTATTAAAAAAATTTGATATTATTAGATTTGCTCAAAAAGCTTGTTCTAATATTCATATTCTCAAATTAATGAGAGAAAATAATTTGAAAGTAGATGCTGTATCATTAGGAGAGATTAAACGAGCTTTAGCAGCTGGATTTAAAAAAAACAGCGATGAAATTGTCTTTACTGCGGATTTATTTGACCAAGAAACATTGTCTGAAATTATTAAATATAATATTCCAGTAAATGCAGGTTCATTAGATATGTTAAAACAATTAGGAAGTATTTCCCCTGGTCATCGTATTTGGTTACGAATTAATCCTAAGTTTGGTTATGGTCACAGTAAAAAAACTAATACTGGAGGAGAAAATAGTAAACATGGAATTTGGGATCCTCATTTAGCTATACCTATTATAAAAAAATATAATTTAAAACTTATTGGTTTACATATGCATATTGGCTCTGGTGTAAATTATAAACATTTAAAAAAAGTTTGTCATGCAATGCTACAAAGTGTAATTCAAATAAATCAAAAAATAACATATATTTCTGCTGGAGGTGGTTTACCAATACCTTATCGATTCAACGAAGAACCTATTGACGTGGAAAAATATTTTGCTTTATGGAATAAAGCAAGAGTAAAAATTTCTCAATTTTTAAAAAAACCCATTCAATTAGAAATTGAACCAGGTAGATTTTTAGTTGCAGAATCAGGAATATTAGTATCGCAAGTAAGAGCAATTAAAAAAATGGGGAACAAAAATTTTGTTTTAATTGATGCAGGATTCAATGATTTGATGAGACCGACTATGTATGGGAGTTATCACCATATATCTATAATCCCGTCAAACAATCGAGAGATTGACGAAAATAAAACCATTGAAACAATAGTAGCAGGTCCACTATGTGAATCAGGAGATATCTTTACACAAAAAGAAGGTGGTCATATAGAAACTAGGCAATTACCATTAATGAAAATAGGAGATTATTTAATTTTTCACGATACAGGCGCATATGGCGCATCTATGTCATCTAATTATAACACTAGACCGCTTATTCAAGAAATATTAATAGAAAATAATACTTTTAAAACTATCAGAAGAAGACAAACTTTTAAAGAACTATTAAGTTTAGAACAATAA
- the thyA gene encoding thymidylate synthase: MKKYLQLIKKIIKYGKLKNDRTGTGTLSIFGHNIRFNLRKGFPLVTTKKCHTPAIIHELLWFLKGETNIKYLNENKIFIWNNWADQFGNLGPIYGKQWRSWNASDGKKIDQIKNVIKKLKKDPNSRRILVCSWNVGEIDKMSLPPCHALFQFYVFQNRLSCQLYQRSCDVFLGLPFNIASYAMLTHMIAQQCNFEVDEFIWTGGDIHLYKNHLALAKKQLLRNPRKLPQLIILKKPNSLFDYVFEDFKIINYNPHPAIRGEISV; encoded by the coding sequence ATGAAAAAATACTTACAGTTAATAAAAAAAATAATTAAATATGGAAAATTAAAAAACGACCGCACTGGTACAGGAACACTATCTATTTTCGGACATAATATAAGATTTAATTTAAGAAAAGGATTTCCTCTTGTTACAACAAAGAAATGTCATACACCCGCTATTATTCATGAACTTTTGTGGTTTCTCAAAGGAGAAACTAATATTAAATATTTGAATGAAAATAAAATATTTATTTGGAATAATTGGGCTGATCAATTTGGAAATCTTGGTCCTATTTATGGAAAACAATGGCGAAGTTGGAATGCATCAGATGGAAAAAAAATTGATCAAATAAAAAACGTAATAAAAAAATTAAAAAAAGATCCTAATTCTCGTAGAATATTAGTGTGCAGTTGGAATGTTGGAGAAATAGATAAAATGTCTTTACCTCCTTGTCATGCATTATTTCAATTTTATGTATTTCAAAATAGATTAAGTTGTCAATTATATCAACGTTCTTGTGATGTTTTTCTGGGGTTACCATTCAATATAGCAAGTTATGCAATGCTTACGCATATGATAGCACAACAGTGTAATTTTGAAGTTGATGAATTTATATGGACAGGTGGTGATATTCATTTGTATAAAAATCATCTTGCATTAGCTAAAAAACAACTTCTTCGAAATCCTCGAAAATTACCACAATTAATAATATTAAAAAAACCTAATTCATTGTTTGATTATGTTTTTGAAGATTTTAAAATTATTAATTATAATCCTCATCCTGCCATTCGCGGCGAAATATCTGTATAA
- the miaB gene encoding tRNA (N6-isopentenyl adenosine(37)-C2)-methylthiotransferase MiaB, with amino-acid sequence MKNIYIKTWGCQMNEYDSSMITKNLESTGQYLITENCEQADILILNTCSIREKAQEKLFHQLGRWKKLKDKNSNIIIAVGGCVATQEGEEIFKRSRYVDIIFGTQSLHKLPKMIDEAEKNKKFVIDISFPKLDKFNYFLPNKSTGYTASVSIMEGCNKYCSFCVVPYTRGKEISRPSDDILFEITNLAENGIKEINLLGQNVNAYEGPTFDGKICFFSELLRLIAEIDGIERIRFTTSNPLEFSDDIIEVYKDTPKLVSFLHLPAQSGSNKILQLMKRSYTTEEYEKIIEKLVKARPNIQISSDFIVGFPGESKEDFEETINFIKKINFDMSYSFIYSSRPGTPASEMKDEIDLQEKKERLYILQNCISKQTMSWSRKMLGSQQHILVEGESKKNPRQLYGKTENNRIVNFYGPRKTIGQFVKVKINEVHTHILNGTLL; translated from the coding sequence ATGAAAAATATATATATTAAGACTTGGGGTTGTCAAATGAATGAATATGATTCGTCTATGATAACAAAAAATTTAGAAAGTACAGGTCAATATTTAATTACTGAAAACTGTGAGCAAGCAGATATCTTAATTTTAAACACTTGTTCAATAAGAGAGAAAGCTCAAGAAAAACTTTTTCACCAATTAGGAAGATGGAAAAAATTAAAAGATAAAAACTCTAATATTATTATCGCTGTTGGCGGTTGCGTAGCAACACAAGAAGGCGAAGAAATTTTTAAAAGATCTAGATATGTAGATATTATATTTGGTACTCAAAGTTTACATAAATTACCTAAAATGATTGATGAAGCAGAAAAAAACAAAAAATTTGTTATTGATATTAGTTTTCCTAAATTAGATAAATTTAATTATTTTTTACCAAACAAAAGTACAGGATATACAGCATCTGTTTCCATCATGGAAGGTTGTAATAAATATTGTTCATTCTGTGTAGTACCATATACAAGAGGAAAAGAAATTAGTCGACCGTCTGACGATATTTTATTTGAAATCACAAATTTAGCTGAAAATGGTATAAAAGAAATTAATTTATTAGGACAAAATGTAAATGCATATGAAGGCCCAACTTTTGATGGAAAAATTTGTTTTTTTTCTGAATTATTACGATTGATTGCTGAAATAGATGGAATTGAAAGGATTCGTTTTACCACAAGTAATCCACTTGAATTTAGTGACGATATTATTGAAGTATACAAAGATACGCCCAAATTAGTTAGTTTTTTACATTTGCCTGCACAGAGCGGTTCTAATAAAATATTACAACTTATGAAAAGATCATATACTACTGAGGAATATGAAAAAATCATTGAAAAACTAGTCAAAGCACGTCCAAACATTCAAATTAGTTCTGATTTTATTGTCGGTTTTCCAGGGGAATCTAAAGAAGATTTTGAAGAAACTATCAATTTTATAAAAAAAATTAATTTTGATATGAGTTATAGCTTCATATATTCAAGTCGACCAGGAACACCCGCGTCAGAAATGAAAGATGAAATTGATCTTCAAGAAAAAAAAGAACGTTTGTATATATTACAAAACTGTATTAGTAAACAAACCATGTCTTGGAGTAGAAAAATGCTGGGAAGCCAGCAACATATTTTAGTAGAAGGTGAGTCAAAAAAAAATCCTAGACAATTATATGGAAAAACAGAAAACAATAGAATTGTTAATTTCTATGGACCACGAAAAACGATTGGCCAATTCGTTAAAGTTAAAATAAATGAAGTACATACTCATATTTTGAATGGCACTTTATTATAA
- the ybeY gene encoding rRNA maturation RNase YbeY — MFEKWIRKVLYKKNITIITIRIVDETEIKNLNFKYRGKNCSTNILSFQLNFFIQKNIRLLGDLVLCKKIIEKESIQYKKTLESRWAHMIIHGVLHLLGYDHKNCKEQEIMEKIENKIMLSLNYDEPYY, encoded by the coding sequence ATGTTTGAGAAATGGATAAGAAAAGTATTATACAAAAAAAACATTACCATTATTACTATTAGAATAGTAGATGAAACAGAAATAAAAAATTTAAATTTCAAATACAGAGGAAAAAATTGTTCGACAAATATTCTATCTTTTCAATTAAATTTTTTTATACAGAAAAATATAAGATTATTAGGGGATTTAGTTTTGTGTAAAAAAATTATAGAAAAAGAATCTATACAATACAAGAAAACATTAGAATCTCGCTGGGCCCATATGATTATACATGGTGTTCTGCATTTATTAGGATATGATCACAAAAATTGTAAAGAACAAGAAATTATGGAAAAAATAGAAAATAAAATCATGTTATCTTTAAATTATGACGAACCATATTACTAA
- the corC gene encoding CNNM family magnesium/cobalt transport protein CorC (CorC(YbeX) belongs to the Cyclin M Mg2+ Exporter (CNNM) family, and was characterized as belonging to a set of three proteins, at least one of which must be present for CorA to function.): MSEKDAKSLEKINKKGFFSILLNHIFHDEPKNREELLALIRDSEQNELIDQDTCDMLEGVIHIAKKKIKEIMIPRTQMIILKLNYNLNKCLDIILESAHSRFPVMNSDKNYVEGFLIAKDLLSFMKNSNKDFHIKNVLRPAVVVPESKYVDQMLKEFRLKRTHMAIVIDEFGGVSGLVTIEDILELIVGEIEDEYDEEEKINIRKLQENIFSIKALTEIKEFNDFFKTHFSSEEVDTVGGLVMKAFGHLPSYGEDININGYNFKISSADSRKIIQIHVTIPENKTLK; this comes from the coding sequence ATGAGTGAAAAAGATGCAAAAAGCTTAGAAAAAATTAACAAAAAAGGTTTTTTTTCTATTTTATTAAATCATATATTTCATGATGAACCTAAAAATAGAGAAGAATTACTCGCGTTAATTAGAGATTCGGAACAAAATGAACTAATTGATCAAGATACATGTGATATGTTAGAAGGTGTAATACATATTGCAAAGAAAAAAATTAAAGAAATAATGATACCTAGAACACAAATGATAATATTAAAATTAAATTATAATTTAAATAAATGTCTTGATATCATTTTAGAATCTGCACATTCACGTTTTCCAGTAATGAATAGCGATAAAAACTATGTAGAAGGGTTTTTGATAGCAAAAGATTTATTATCATTTATGAAAAACTCAAATAAAGATTTTCATATTAAAAATGTATTAAGACCAGCAGTCGTTGTTCCTGAAAGTAAATATGTGGATCAAATGTTAAAAGAATTTCGTTTAAAAAGAACACATATGGCAATAGTAATAGATGAATTTGGAGGGGTTTCTGGATTAGTAACCATAGAAGATATTTTAGAATTAATAGTTGGAGAAATTGAAGATGAGTACGATGAAGAAGAAAAAATAAACATTCGTAAATTACAAGAAAATATATTTTCTATCAAAGCACTTACCGAAATAAAAGAATTCAATGATTTTTTTAAGACTCATTTTAGCAGCGAAGAAGTAGACACTGTTGGTGGATTAGTAATGAAAGCATTTGGACATTTGCCTAGTTATGGAGAGGACATTAATATCAATGGATACAATTTTAAGATATCTTCAGCAGATAGCAGAAAAATCATACAAATACATGTCACCATTCCAGAAAACAAAACTTTAAAATAA
- the leuS gene encoding leucine--tRNA ligase: MEQEYCPKNIEKYVQKYWKDNKTFHVYEDNTKEKYYCLPMLPYPSGRLHMGHVRNYTISDVIARYQRMLGKNVLQPIGWDAFGLPAEEAAIKNNIEPSSWTYKNIAYMKKQLELLGFSYDWDREITTCNPEYYKWEQWFFIQLYKKKLVYKKNSFINWCPHDKTVLANEQVINGCCWRCQSTIEIKKIPQWFIKIRHYAESLYKDLDQLKNWPEKVKNMQKNWIGRSKGFEIFFNIQNTNKKIKIFTTRIDTIMGVTYIAISPFNKFSIYLSKKNKTLKQFIEKQNNANFSREEIEKIKFQGINTNMFAVHPITQKKIPIWIANFVINGYGSGAVMSVPGHNENDWNFAIKNNLKIKYVIQKSTKKNIKLVEKKFFPEKGKLINSREFDQLNYDDATKQIKKKLSEEKKIKTKIVYKLQDWCISRQRYWGAPIPMATLNNGKIVPIPEQDLPVLLPENKKDFNLLNNPSNNQSSYYNTSVNHQNAIREKDTFDTFMESSWYYARYTCPHFKKGMINPLASKYWLPVDQYIGGIEHAIMHLMYFRFYHKLLRDFKLVPFDEPVKNLICQGMVLSEAFYQIGKNNERNWIHKSNVNIQKNIKGEIVKAQDKMGKEIIYAGMIKMSKSKNNGIEPELIINNYGADTIRLFIMFAAPVEASLEWSESGLKGVYRFLKKLWKLSFDYIQTKHKYRNINFNLLSKKQKNMCHILHKTIYQVSDDISRRQSFNTAIAKIMELVNILRKFKLESEEDKCIMKDSLISITKMLYPFTPHLCFMIWKNLNKSFLIDHEKWPIFQKNFLLKINDILVVQINGRKKLTIEIPDNLIKKEIISYVKNSSLLQKKLENKNIKKIIYIPKKIINFVI, from the coding sequence ATGGAACAAGAATATTGCCCGAAAAATATTGAAAAATATGTGCAAAAATACTGGAAAGATAATAAAACTTTTCATGTTTATGAAGATAATACAAAGGAAAAGTATTATTGCCTTCCTATGCTCCCGTATCCATCTGGAAGACTGCATATGGGACATGTTAGAAATTATACTATTAGCGATGTCATTGCAAGATATCAGAGGATGTTAGGAAAAAACGTTTTACAACCTATTGGTTGGGATGCATTTGGATTACCTGCAGAAGAAGCCGCTATTAAAAACAATATAGAACCATCATCTTGGACATATAAAAATATTGCATATATGAAAAAACAGCTGGAGTTACTAGGTTTTAGTTATGATTGGGATAGAGAAATAACTACGTGTAATCCAGAATATTATAAATGGGAACAATGGTTTTTTATTCAATTATATAAAAAAAAATTAGTTTATAAAAAAAATAGTTTTATAAATTGGTGTCCTCATGATAAAACTGTATTAGCGAATGAACAAGTTATTAATGGTTGCTGCTGGAGATGTCAAAGTACTATTGAAATAAAAAAAATACCGCAATGGTTTATAAAAATTAGACATTATGCAGAATCTTTATATAAAGATTTAGATCAATTAAAAAACTGGCCTGAAAAAGTAAAAAATATGCAAAAAAATTGGATTGGCAGATCAAAAGGATTTGAAATTTTTTTTAACATCCAAAACACCAACAAAAAAATTAAAATATTCACTACTAGAATAGATACTATAATGGGGGTTACATATATTGCGATATCTCCTTTTAACAAGTTTTCTATATATCTTTCAAAAAAAAACAAAACACTAAAACAATTTATCGAAAAACAAAACAATGCAAATTTTTCTAGAGAGGAAATAGAAAAAATAAAATTTCAAGGAATAAATACTAACATGTTTGCTGTTCATCCTATAACACAAAAAAAAATACCTATTTGGATAGCAAATTTTGTTATTAATGGTTATGGTTCCGGGGCAGTTATGTCAGTTCCCGGACACAATGAAAACGACTGGAACTTTGCTATAAAAAATAATCTAAAAATTAAATATGTTATTCAGAAATCTACTAAAAAAAATATAAAATTAGTTGAAAAAAAATTTTTTCCTGAAAAAGGAAAATTAATTAACTCGAGGGAGTTTGATCAGCTTAATTATGATGATGCAACTAAACAAATAAAAAAAAAATTATCAGAAGAAAAAAAGATAAAAACAAAAATTGTTTATAAATTACAAGATTGGTGTATATCTAGACAACGTTACTGGGGAGCACCTATTCCAATGGCCACATTAAATAATGGAAAGATCGTTCCAATACCAGAACAAGACTTACCTGTTTTATTACCAGAAAATAAAAAAGATTTTAATTTATTAAATAATCCTTCAAATAATCAATCTAGTTACTATAATACTTCTGTTAATCATCAAAATGCAATTCGAGAAAAAGATACTTTTGATACATTTATGGAGTCTTCTTGGTATTATGCAAGATATACCTGTCCTCATTTTAAAAAAGGAATGATTAATCCTTTAGCATCAAAATATTGGTTACCTGTAGATCAATATATTGGAGGAATAGAGCATGCTATTATGCATCTCATGTATTTTAGATTTTATCATAAATTGTTACGTGATTTTAAACTTGTTCCATTTGATGAACCAGTAAAAAATTTAATATGTCAAGGAATGGTTTTATCAGAAGCATTTTATCAAATTGGTAAAAATAATGAGCGTAATTGGATTCATAAATCTAATGTCAATATTCAAAAAAATATAAAAGGAGAAATTGTTAAAGCACAAGATAAGATGGGAAAAGAAATTATATATGCTGGAATGATTAAAATGTCTAAATCTAAAAATAATGGCATTGAACCAGAACTAATTATAAATAATTATGGAGCCGATACAATTCGATTATTTATTATGTTCGCTGCTCCTGTAGAAGCATCATTAGAATGGAGTGAATCTGGACTAAAAGGCGTTTACCGATTTTTAAAAAAACTATGGAAATTATCTTTTGATTACATTCAAACAAAACACAAATATAGAAATATAAATTTTAATTTATTAAGTAAAAAACAAAAAAACATGTGTCATATATTACATAAAACAATCTATCAAGTTTCTGATGATATTAGTCGTAGACAATCTTTTAATACTGCTATTGCTAAAATAATGGAATTAGTAAATATATTAAGAAAGTTTAAATTAGAAAGTGAAGAAGATAAATGTATTATGAAAGATTCATTAATATCAATCACAAAAATGCTTTATCCATTTACGCCGCACTTATGTTTTATGATATGGAAAAATTTAAATAAAAGCTTTTTAATAGATCATGAAAAATGGCCGATTTTTCAAAAAAATTTCTTGTTAAAAATAAATGATATATTAGTTGTTCAAATTAATGGGAGAAAGAAATTAACTATAGAAATACCAGATAACCTTATAAAAAAAGAAATTATTTCTTATGTTAAAAATAGTTCATTATTGCAGAAAAAATTAGAAAACAAAAATATAAAAAAAATAATTTATATTCCGAAAAAAATAATTAACTTTGTAATATAA
- the holA gene encoding DNA polymerase III subunit delta codes for MVCTYEIYTHRRIKKKIIKKLNFFYILLGEDLILLNNNQKIILNFAKKEYFKENYIINIEKNTDWNKVINFYNSNDLFFKKKVLVINLTIKIFNSVLIKNIKKLFFIKNIDILTIIKFNQLSNNFKNYLSTQKKVFNIDIIWCFTPYGTNFKNWLRYEIKDKKIEITKNAFFLLFKNYEGNTLFIYHILNMIILIWKNENVTSQKIKYIINEFAVFTPSDWVNAIFYNEIEKAFYILDIFRKQKYNPLILTRALQKDLLKLIYIKREKITNINLFFKQNKIFFNRLKFFKFAIKSINFDNFLKVIRILLQIEMKIKEEYNSDIWIELKTLILLLSLNIKKIKT; via the coding sequence ATGGTATGTACTTATGAAATTTATACACACAGAAGAATTAAAAAAAAAATAATCAAAAAACTAAATTTTTTTTATATTCTCTTAGGAGAAGATTTAATTTTACTGAATAATAATCAGAAAATAATATTAAATTTTGCTAAAAAAGAATACTTTAAAGAAAATTATATTATTAATATCGAAAAAAACACAGATTGGAATAAAGTTATAAATTTTTATAATTCAAATGATTTATTTTTTAAAAAAAAAGTTTTAGTGATAAATTTAACTATAAAAATTTTTAATTCTGTATTGATAAAAAATATAAAAAAATTATTTTTTATTAAAAATATCGATATATTAACAATAATTAAATTTAATCAATTGTCTAATAATTTCAAAAACTATTTATCAACACAAAAAAAAGTATTTAATATTGATATTATATGGTGTTTTACACCATATGGTACAAATTTTAAAAACTGGTTAAGATATGAAATAAAAGATAAAAAAATAGAAATTACTAAAAATGCTTTTTTTTTATTATTCAAAAATTATGAAGGTAACACTTTGTTTATATATCATATATTAAACATGATAATACTTATATGGAAAAATGAAAATGTTACTTCGCAAAAAATTAAGTATATTATTAATGAATTTGCTGTTTTTACTCCGTCAGACTGGGTAAATGCAATTTTCTACAATGAAATAGAAAAAGCTTTTTATATACTAGATATTTTTCGAAAACAAAAATATAATCCTCTTATTTTAACAAGAGCTTTGCAAAAAGATTTATTAAAATTAATTTACATAAAACGTGAAAAGATAACAAATATAAATTTATTTTTTAAACAAAATAAAATTTTTTTTAATAGATTAAAATTCTTTAAATTTGCAATTAAATCAATAAATTTTGATAATTTTCTTAAAGTAATTAGAATTTTGTTACAAATAGAGATGAAAATAAAAGAAGAATATAATTCTGATATATGGATAGAATTAAAAACATTAATATTATTACTATCTTTAAACATAAAAAAAATTAAAACATAA
- the tusA gene encoding sulfurtransferase TusA has product MKKTKIILNLIGLKCPEPIMVIRKTIRKIKKHETILVISDDPSTKRDIPYFCKFMKHQLIEYFIHIKPYRYILKKGIN; this is encoded by the coding sequence ATGAAAAAAACAAAAATTATATTAAACTTAATTGGACTTAAATGTCCAGAACCAATTATGGTAATTCGAAAAACAATTAGAAAAATAAAAAAACATGAAACTATATTAGTTATATCAGATGATCCATCCACTAAAAGAGATATTCCATATTTTTGTAAATTTATGAAACACCAACTTATCGAATATTTTATTCATATAAAACCATATCGTTATATATTAAAAAAAGGAATTAATTAA